In one Lolium rigidum isolate FL_2022 chromosome 3, APGP_CSIRO_Lrig_0.1, whole genome shotgun sequence genomic region, the following are encoded:
- the LOC124702601 gene encoding 1-phosphatidylinositol-3-phosphate 5-kinase FAB1A-like produces the protein MEPSDKTCADVVKLLTSWLPRRSKPENVSRDFWMPDHSCRVCYDCDTQFTIFNRRHHCRRCGRIFCGRCTANSVPVSSGPDKSDDEGDRIRVCNFCFKQWEQEQIAAVKQLLPVLSPCLSEASLFSTKSTITIKSVSTLAGSYPAGNYKHVARAPTIGPPPPKFSQDKLSHRMQDSHLPEKSMSIISNRDDSSSIQFGYYTNRSDDEDEEYAAYCSDRQVQHQQHNNQYFRSDDFDELDATYNTTIARPVEENVIPTELSSCALDHGFPSTLTVTKVEDEPELDNSSECGAASSIYALETVDTNSVDFEKNDNFWIPPEPEDKEDELETDMFDDDDDDDAPLSDGGRCYLQSSSSFGSGEFRSRDRSSEEHKKVMKNVVDGHFRALISQLLQVENIALEEGDDMGWLEIVTLVSWEAANFLRPDTSEDGSMDPGGYVKVKCLASGHRSESAVVKGVVCKKNVAHRRMSSRIEKPRLLLLSGALEYQRVTNQLSSIDTLLQQETDHLKMAVAKIVAQKPNLILVENSVSRYAQDLLLEKNISLVLNIKESLLQRIARCTGAQIGSSADITPSQKLGYCELFHVDKHIEHSVMPDNKTKKMLKTMMFFEGCAKPLGCTVLLKGGSMDELKRIKHVVQYGIFAAYHLALETSFLADEGATLPELPLRSPLTVNLPDKRSTADSSISTVPGFTINTSNSQQATASFEHLDTDSVISADPSATAVVEPPVDSDCLTSQKANPCSFGPLCTNGCNFNSRNGDKLEVTATADSVSMSSIATSDVPMDHSHIYSTVEKRSVYSGDYHEDYSRSSDLKLVRADSINSNHHQSMSVVSSNTTNYSNLKEPLEGSSALPNVRIINTNNLLLVQPVSTPAVQNQENSHGHDVTSNREDVVPSDHQSILVSLSIRCVWKRSICERAHLLRIKYYGNADKPLGRFLRDQLFEKDHKCRACDTPPEAHVQCYTHHQGSLTISIRKHADIVLPGERDGKLWMWHRCLKCPRSDGFPPATPRIVMSDAAWGLSLGKFLELSFSNHAAASRVASCGHSLHRDCLRFYGLGKMVACFRYAPINVHSVHVPPHKLYFTHQPLEWIQKEVNEVIDRAKVLFDEISRTLHLISEKKAHSSSVGVEFTNYIAELEGMFRKEKLEFEGCLNKVLKKEVPKCQPDILEINRLRRQLLFHSYLWDQRLIFAARSDRNRHELSNIRPGDKEIIHSADSVADPNATGQLHSLNSGTGAANKEAKYAENLQVSICRQNCSRVDGGNSYCNLDHRILTSESDFLERNVQTPLYSSVSVNADSVPLESDLVARRTLSEGQFPSILDVSNALDAKWTGENDPVTSKVGVPDSTASSEDSEEHISDTTPSYASVLLNKLGDCAEDHSNWIGMPFLQLYRSLNKQWSRSKRFDALIEYTPVYISFLRPVERQIGPKFLFPIGTNDTVVGVFDDEPTSIISHALASHEYHLQLSDELEKEATDTSLPLSDSRSVSLTESVDETTSELLRSVVSAEDNILSMPGSKNPSTSDPFVYGKVTHIKVNFGDEGPLEQVKYTVICYYAKQFDALRRICCPSERDFVRSLSRCKKWGAQGGKSNVFFAKSLDDRFIIKQVTKTELESFMKFAPEYFKYLSESIVTGSPTCIAKILGIYQVKSLKGGKEVKMDVLVMENLLFERRVTRLYDLKGSTRSRYNPDSNGSDKVLLDENLLEVMPTSPIFVGNKAKRLLERAVWNDTAFLASIDVMDYSLLVGVDEKRHELVMGIIDFMRQYTWDKHLETWVKASGILGGPKNVSPTVISPKQYKKRFRKAMSAYFLVVPDQWSPSAIIPSKQASESGQDNDQLVSTGSSSMLDR, from the exons ATGGAGCCCTCAGATAAAACTTGTGCTGATGTAGTTAAGCTTTTGACATCATGGCTGCCTCGCCGGTCCAAACCAGAAAATGTCTCAAGGGACTTCTGGATGCCTGACCACAGTTGTCGAGTCTGCTATGACTGTGATACACAGTTCACCATATTCAACCGCAGGCACCATTGCCGTCGTTGTGGCCGCATATTCTGTGGTAGGTGCACAGCAAATTCTGTCCCAGTTTCAAGTGGCCCTGATAAAAGTGACGATGAGGGGGACAGGATTCGTGTCTGCAACTTTTGCTTCAAGCAATGGGAGCAAGAGCAAATCGCTGCTGTCAAGCAGCTGCTGCCAGTGCTCAGCCCTTGCTTGTCTGAGGCGAGTCTGTTCAGTACAAAGTCAACTATCACCATTAAGAGTGTTAGCACACTGGCTGGTTCTTACCCTGCTGGAAATTATAAACATGTGGCTCGGGCTCCCACCATTGGTCCTCCCCCTCCCAAATTTTCTCAAGACAAACTTTCTCATCGTATGCAAGACAGCCATTTGCCTGAGAAAAGTATGTCGATCATTTCAAACAGAGATGACTCTTCTTCGATTCAATTTGGCTATTACACAAACAG gagtgatgatgaagatgaagagtatGCTGCTTACTGCTCTGACAGGCAGGTGCAACATCAACAGCACAATAACCAGTACTTCCGCTCAGATGATTTTGATGAGTTAGATGCTACATACAATACAACAATAGCAAGGCCGGTTGAAGAAAATGTAATTCCAACGGAGTTATCCTCTTGTGCACTTGACCACGGATTCCCCAGCACATTGACGGTCACCAAAGTGGAGGATGAGCCAGAACTTGATAATAGCTCAGAGTGTGGGGCTGCGTCTTCCATTTATGCTCTGGAAACTGTGGATACAAATTCAGTGGATTTTGAGAAGAATGATAATTTTTGGATCCCTCCTGAACCAGAAGATAAAGAAGATGAGCTAGAAACTGATATGtttgatgacgacgatgacgacgatgctCCTTTATCTGATGGTGGAAGGTGTTATCTTCAATCATCAAGTAGCTTCGGCAGTGGAGAATTTCGAAGTAGAGATCGCTCATCTGAAGAACATAAGAAAGTAATGAAGAATGTTGTTGATGGGCATTTCAGGGCTTTGATTTCTCAGCTGTTGCAGGTGGAGAATATTGCATTAGAGGAAGGTGATGACATGGGTTGGTTGGAGATTGTTACGTTGGTATCATGGGAAGCTGCAAACTTCCTCAGACCAGACACAAGCGAAGATGGTAGCATGGACCCTGGTGGATATGTCAAGGTTAAGTGTTTAGCAAGTGGACACCGCAGTGAAAG CGCTGTTGTAAAAGGAGTAGTCTGTAAGAAGAATGTCGCACATAGGCGCATGTCTTCCAGAATAGAAAAACCTCGTCTCCTTCTACTTTCCGGAGCTCTTGAGTATCAACGAGTTACAAATCAGCTGTCGAGTATTGACACGTTGCTCCAGCAG GAAACAGATCACCTTAAAATGGCAGTCGCGAAGATTGTAGCTCAAAAACCTAACCTCATTTTGGTTGAGAATTCAGTTTCTCGCTATGCTCAAGATTTGCTTCTAGAAAAGAACATATCGCTGGTTTTAAATATTAAAGAATCCCTCTTGCAGCGTATTGCTCGTTGCACAGGTGCTCAGATAGGTTCTTCTGCTGATATCACACCGTCGCAGAAACTTGGTTATTGTgagttgtttcatgtagacaaaCACATTGAACATTCTGTGATGCCGGATAATAAGACCAAGAAAATGCTGAAGACCATGATGTTTTTTGAAGGATGCGCAAAGCCATTAGGATGCACT GTTCTGCTGAAAGGCGGTAGCATGGATGAGCTGAAGAGAATTAAGCATGTGGTCCAGTATGGCATATTTGCAGCATATCACTTGGCCTTAGAAACATCTTTCCTTGCAGATGAAGGTGCCACCCTGCCAGAACTTCCCCTAAGGTCTCCACTGACTGTAAACTTACCAGATAAACGATCTACTGCAGACAGCTCTATTTCAACCGTGCCAGGTTTCACAATTAATACTTCCAACAGCCAACAGGCAACTGCTAGTTTTGAGCACCTTGACACAGACTCTGTTATATCAGCTGACCCAAGTGCAACAGCTGTGGTTGAACCACCAGTAGACAGTGATTGCCTTACTTCTCAAAAGGCCAACCCTTGTTCTTTTGGACCTTTGTGCACCAATGGTTGTAACTTTAACAGCAGGAATGGTGATAAACTAGAGGTCACTGCAACTGCAGATTCTGTATCCATGTCTTCAATAGCTACATCTGATGTACCCATGGACCATTCACATATATATTCTACTGTAGAGAAAAGGAGTGTGTACTCTGGTGATTACCATGAGGATTATTCAAGGAGTTCAGACCTTAAGTTGGTGAGAGCAGATTCAATCAACTCTAATCATCATCAGAGCATGTCTGTGGTCAGCTCAAATACCACTAATTATTCTAATCTCAAGGAGCCATTAGAGGGTTCAAGTGCTTTGCCTAATGTGAGAATCATCAACACTAACAATTTGCTCCTAGTGCAACCAGTGTCTACTCCTGCGGTACAAAATCAAGAAAATAGTCATGGACATGACGTCACATCAAATAGGGAAGATGTTGTGCCTTCTGACCATCAGAGCATCTTAGTCTCTTTGTCCATACGTTGTGTATGGAAAAGATCTATTTGTGAGCGAGCCCACCTGTTACGCATCAAGTATTATGGTAATGCTGACAAGCCCCTAGGAAGGTTTTTGCGTGATCAGCTATTTGAAAAG GATCACAAGTGCCGAGCATGTGATACGCCACCTGAAGCTCATGTCCAATGCTACACTCATCACCAGGGGAGTCTAACAATATCAATTAGAAAACACGCAGATATTGTTTTGCCAGGAGAAAGGGATGGGAAACTTTGGATGTGGCACAGGTGCCTGAAGTGCCCACGGAGTGATGGATTTCCACCAGCGACTCCTAGGATTGTCATGTCTGATGCTGCTTGGGGTTTGTCATTGGGAAAATTTTTGGAGCTTAGCTTTTCAAATCATGCAGCTGCAAGTAGGGTAGCCAGTTGTGGTCATTCTCTCCACAGGGACTGTCTTCGATTCTATGG GTTGGGCAAAATGGTGGCCTGCTTCCGATATGCACCTATTAATGTTCATTCAGTCCATGTACCACCTCATAAGCTTTATTTTACTCACCAGCCTTTGGAGTGGATACAGAAAGAAGTAAACGAG GTTATTGACCGGGCAAAGGTTCTCTTCGACGAAATATCACGTACTTTACACCTGATTTCTGAGAAAAAGGCTCACAGCAGTTCTGTCGGTGTGGAATTTACCAattatattgctgaacttgagggCATGTTTCGAAAGGAAAAGTTAGAATTTGAG GGATGTCTGAATAAAGTTTTGAAAAAGGAAGTACCGAAATGTCAACCAGACATTCTTGAGATTAATAGGCTGAGGAGGCAGTTGCTCTTCCATTCATACCTGTGGGATCAAAGGCTGATATTTGCTGCAAGATCAGACAGAAATCGCCATGAACTATCTAACATCAGGCCAGGTGATAAGGAGATAATCCATTCTGCGGATAGTGTTGCTGATCCAAATGCCACAGGACAGCTTCATAGTCTTAATAGTGGCACTGGGGCTGCTAATAAAGAAGCTAAATACGCTGAAAATCTTCAGGTGAGCATTTGTAGACAGAATTGTAGTCGAGTTGATGGAGGTAATAGCTATTGTAATCTTGACCACCGAATACTTACAAGTGAGTCGGATTTTCTCGAAAGAAATGTCCAAACACCTCTGTATAGCAGTGTTAGCGTGAACGCAGATTCAGTCCCTTTGGAGTCTGATCTTGTTGCTCGACGCACCCTGTCAGAAGGGCAGTTTCCCAGTATATTAGATGTGTCTAATGCACTTGATGCAAAATGGACTGGTGAAAATGACCCTGTTACTAGCAAGGTAGGAGTGCCAGATTCCACGGCATCGTCAGAGGACTCAGAAGAACACATCAGTGACACTACACCTTCGTACGCCTCTGTGTTGCTTAACAAGCTAGGGGATTGTGCAGAGGACCATTCCAATTGGATAGGGATGCCTTTCTTACAATTATACCGTTCTCTTAACAAGCAGTGGAGTCGCTCAAAAAGGTTTGATGCGCTCATTGAATATACACCTGTTTATATTTCTTTCTTAAGGCCGGTGGAGCGTCAGATTGGGCCCAAATTTCTCTTTCCTATAGGCACCAATGACACTGTTGTTGGAGTTTTTGATGATGAACCTACCAGCATCATCTCGCACGCACTTGCCTCTCATGAATACCATCTTCAGCTGTCAGACGAGCTCGAAAAAGAAGCAACAGACACTTCGCTTCCACTCAGTGATTCCAGAAGTGTCTCATTAACTGAATCAGTAGATGAAACTACTTCTGAACTTCTAAGaagtgttgtgtcagcagaggACAATATTCTCTCCATGCCAGGAAGCAAGAACCCATCTACTTCGGACCCCTTTGTGTATGGCAAGGTAACTCACATAAAGGTAAATTTTGGAGATGAAGGTCCTCTAGAACAAGTGAAGTACACTGTGATTTGTTACTATGCAAAACAGTTTGATGCATTGAGGAGAATATGCTGTCCATCAGAGCGTGACTTTGTCAGGTCATTAAGTCGCTGCAAGAAATGGGGTGCTCAAGGAGGCAAGAGCAATGTTTTCTTTGCAAAATCACTGGATGATAGGTTCATCATTAAGCAGGTTACCAAAACAGAATTGGAGTCTTTCATGAAATTTGCTCCGGAATATTTCAAATATCTGTCAGAGTCAATTGTCACAGGCAGTCCTACTTGCATTGCAAAAATTCTTGGTATTTATCAG GTTAAGAGTCTGAAAGGTGGAAAGGAGGTGAAGATGGATGTTCTGGTCATGGAAAATCTCTTATTTGAACGTCGTGTGACAAGATTATATGATTTGAAAGGCTCGACAAGATCAAGATATAACCCTGATTCGAATGGTAGTGACAAAGTACTTCTTGATGAGAACTTACTTGAAGTGATGCCAACATCCCCAATTTTTGTCGGGAACAAGGCGAAGCGGCTTCTGGAGAGAGCTGTTTGGAATGATACTGCATTCCTTGCT TCCATCGACGTAATGGATTACTCTTTACTTGTTGGTGTTGATGAGAAGAGGCATGAACTTGTAATGGGAATCATAGATTTCATGAGGCAATATACGTGGGACAAACATCTAGAGACATGGGTGAAAGCTTCAGGAATATTAGGCGGACCGAAGAATGTATCACCAACTGTAATCTCACCAAAGCAGTACAAGAAGCGTTTCAGGAAAGCCATGTCGGCCTACTTTCTTGTTGTCCCAGATCAGTGGTCGCCGTCAGCAATCATCCCCAGCAAGCAAGCATCTGAAAGCGGCCAAGATAACGATCAGTTGGTCTCCACGGGATCGTCAAGCATGCTGGATCGTTAA